Proteins from a genomic interval of Chlamydiota bacterium:
- a CDS encoding CocE/NonD family hydrolase translates to MRARAAVWAVVAVACACARARGASLEIDAPPRAETGDRVAAEVVLEGPVDQPFDGYVCLVTPGGYVISAVRGRNGALATRPGVHRYVAAHPPLPAGRFVLPLVDAAVPRELSRGEYRFLAACVPVGGGGEALRAEARLSVDWCLDRDVETPMRDGTLLRGDLRRQARDGRFPVLVFRTPYSKDEGDLDNERTFRRAVDRGYAVLVQDVRGRYRSGGDYTPYVNEGRDGYDTIEWAAAQPWSDGNVGTFGLSYPGAVQWLAALESPPHLKAMVPAMCFSTIREFIYFGGVFETAWSSWVYVDMTPDTRVRHDLSGPRTVDEAKAEYVRIGVDVIQGWLPQNEMPYLADTAPYYYDWLAHGPYEAYWDWGVIEGRYDRVKAAVLNLSGWYDEAYGTQGATANYLGLLASRVGEADPRTKLVIGPWIHGVDATASAAAGDRTFGPSAVIDYDDVVLSWLDRYVRGVENWIDDAAPVHLFVMGDDRWRREEAWPPSSARTTPVYLAAGEGRGALVLAPPADGSRSFVADPQDPVRDDYGTNFGATDLRWLADRPDILTFETGPLPADVEVTGPIAAEVWISSDAPDCDIYTVLLDVAPDGTAYNLMGPGNAVLRASARGGTPTREPLVPGTPVKLTLDRMRNANTFKAGHRLRLCIAASWFPIYSRNLQTGLSEAESAVTRTATITVHHGTRRPSRLLLPVVPR, encoded by the coding sequence ATGAGGGCGAGGGCGGCCGTGTGGGCCGTGGTCGCCGTGGCGTGCGCGTGCGCCCGCGCGCGGGGGGCGTCCCTCGAAATCGACGCGCCGCCGCGGGCCGAGACGGGCGACCGGGTCGCCGCGGAGGTCGTCCTCGAGGGGCCTGTCGACCAACCGTTTGACGGATACGTCTGCCTCGTGACCCCCGGCGGCTACGTCATCTCGGCGGTGCGCGGAAGGAATGGGGCGCTCGCGACGAGGCCCGGCGTGCACCGCTACGTCGCCGCGCACCCGCCGCTCCCCGCGGGGCGGTTCGTCCTCCCCCTCGTCGACGCGGCGGTCCCGCGGGAGCTCTCGCGCGGCGAGTACCGCTTCCTCGCGGCGTGCGTCCCCGTCGGCGGCGGGGGCGAGGCGCTCCGCGCCGAGGCGCGGCTCTCCGTTGACTGGTGCCTCGACCGCGACGTCGAGACACCGATGCGCGACGGCACGCTCCTCAGAGGTGACCTCCGGCGGCAGGCGCGCGACGGACGCTTCCCGGTCCTCGTGTTCCGCACCCCGTACAGCAAGGACGAGGGCGACCTCGACAACGAGCGCACCTTCCGCCGCGCGGTGGACCGCGGCTACGCGGTCCTCGTGCAGGACGTGCGCGGGCGCTACCGGTCCGGCGGCGACTACACGCCGTACGTGAACGAGGGGCGCGACGGCTACGACACGATCGAGTGGGCGGCCGCCCAGCCGTGGTCGGACGGGAACGTCGGGACGTTCGGCCTCTCCTACCCGGGAGCCGTGCAGTGGCTCGCCGCCCTCGAGAGCCCCCCGCACCTCAAGGCGATGGTTCCGGCGATGTGCTTCTCGACCATCAGGGAGTTCATCTACTTCGGCGGGGTCTTCGAGACCGCCTGGTCGTCGTGGGTCTACGTGGATATGACGCCCGATACGCGCGTGCGCCACGACCTCTCCGGTCCGCGGACCGTGGACGAGGCGAAGGCGGAGTACGTCCGCATCGGCGTGGACGTCATCCAGGGCTGGCTCCCGCAGAATGAGATGCCGTACCTGGCGGACACGGCGCCGTACTACTATGACTGGCTGGCGCACGGGCCGTACGAGGCGTACTGGGACTGGGGCGTCATCGAGGGGCGGTACGACCGGGTCAAGGCCGCGGTCCTCAACCTCTCCGGCTGGTACGACGAGGCCTACGGGACGCAGGGGGCGACGGCGAACTACCTCGGCCTCCTCGCGTCGCGCGTGGGGGAGGCGGATCCCCGGACGAAGCTTGTCATCGGGCCCTGGATACACGGCGTGGACGCGACGGCGTCGGCGGCCGCGGGCGACCGGACCTTCGGTCCGTCCGCCGTTATCGACTACGACGACGTGGTGCTCTCGTGGCTCGACCGTTACGTCCGCGGCGTCGAAAACTGGATCGACGACGCGGCGCCGGTGCACCTCTTCGTGATGGGCGACGACCGGTGGCGGCGGGAGGAGGCGTGGCCGCCGTCCTCGGCGCGGACGACGCCGGTCTACCTCGCCGCGGGCGAGGGGAGGGGGGCGCTCGTCCTCGCGCCCCCCGCCGACGGCTCGCGCTCGTTCGTCGCCGACCCGCAGGACCCGGTGCGCGACGACTACGGGACGAACTTCGGCGCGACCGACCTCCGGTGGCTCGCCGACCGCCCCGACATCCTCACCTTCGAGACGGGGCCGCTCCCCGCGGACGTCGAGGTGACGGGGCCGATCGCAGCCGAGGTCTGGATCTCCTCGGACGCGCCGGACTGCGACATCTACACCGTGCTCCTCGACGTCGCCCCCGACGGGACGGCCTACAACCTGATGGGGCCGGGGAACGCGGTGCTGCGCGCGAGCGCGCGGGGCGGCACGCCGACGCGCGAGCCGCTGGTCCCGGGTACGCCCGTGAAGCTAACGCTCGACCGGATGCGGAACGCCAACACCTTCAAGGCGGGGCACCGGCTCCGCCTCTGCATTGCGGCGAGCTGGTTCCCGATCTACTCGCGGAACCTCCAGACCGGCCTCTCCGAGGCAGAGAGCGCCGTGACGAGGACGGCGACGATCACCGTGCACCACGGCACGCGCCGCCCGTCGCGCCTGCTGCTCCCCGTGGTGCCGCGGTGA